GGTCATCAAGATGGCCGATCTGGCGAAGGCGTTCACTTCGCTTGGCTTTGCAAACGTCAGGACGCTGCTTGCCAGTGGGAACGTTGTCTTTGAGGCTTCGAACGCCAAGGCCGCCACATCGTCGGTGATCGAGGCGGCCCTGGAAAAGGCTTTCGGTAGAAGATCGG
The window above is part of the Chloroflexota bacterium genome. Proteins encoded here:
- a CDS encoding DUF1697 domain-containing protein translates to MPTCVALLRGINVGGNKVIKMADLAKAFTSLGFANVRTLLASGNVVFEASNAKAATSSVIEAALEKAFGRRS